In Bacillus thuringiensis, the DNA window TTTCGATTGAAGGAAAAGATGTTGGAACTCTTTCAGAAGAAATCTATGAAACAAAAGTGAAGCAAGAAGCTTTAAAGTTAGGCATATCTATAGAAAATACATCAATTGTAAATTTGATTACTCAAATTAATACGATTAAAATTAGCGATGAAGCGGATAAATTAGGCATTTCGACAAATGGAAAAGAAATAGAGGATATTGCGGAAGAAATCTATGGAACGAAAGTAAGAGAGGAAGCAGGGAAGTTAGGTATTTCACAAAAAGGAAAAGAGATAGAAGCGTTAGCACAAGAAGTGTACGAACAAAAAGTGCAGGAAGAAGCAAAAAAATATCATATTGATTTGTATGGTAAAGATATATATCAAGTATTAAGTGAAATTAATGAGCAAAAAGTATTGCAAATGGCAGACGAGCTTAATATGGATAAAACAAATATGAATGTTCAAGAATTAGCAGGAAAAATAAAAAAAGATCAGCCTGAAAAAGGAAAAGAACTAAATTTTGTACCGGTGATTCGCACGGATGCTGACGCGTTTTATTCTTATTTAACGAACTAAAAAGGGCGTGAGAGTGATACGGAGATGGAAGTGGTATATATGTATAGCATTACTAGCTATCGCAGTATGGAATGTATATACAAATGGAATTACAAAGTATATGGAGAAGTTGACATTCTTCAATATACAAAGCGGAAAAGAAACGGAGTTTAGTAATAATGATGAAAAGGTCATCTTATCAAATGTACCTTTAATTCAGCAATTACCAGAGCTAGATAGAGGCTGTGAAGT includes these proteins:
- a CDS encoding transporter; amino-acid sequence: MKKKMMTVFTIGVMSLSILGGASPSETSKGKTDYTQRSKEQLNNGKVHAVHTEEKAENLGIETEGKEQITLEKEIHETEVGREAEQLGISIEGKDVGTLSEEIYETKVKQEALKLGISIENTSIVNLITQINTIKISDEADKLGISTNGKEIEDIAEEIYGTKVREEAGKLGISQKGKEIEALAQEVYEQKVQEEAKKYHIDLYGKDIYQVLSEINEQKVLQMADELNMDKTNMNVQELAGKIKKDQPEKGKELNFVPVIRTDADAFYSYLTN